A genomic window from Oceanobacillus timonensis includes:
- a CDS encoding ClpXP adapter SpxH family protein, whose amino-acid sequence MNGNQQELSSSNPIDSSFNYMNYVQKPIEMYVFIDPLCSECWALDPYLKKLNVEYGRFFTIKHVISGQLAALNSNGLNKKKQKKQPDLTGITGNRENLDYPWVPALAIKAAELQGKKASKQFIRKIQETLFFDKQNICNEDILLKCADEAALDIEEFHTDLFSDTSKRALQCDLRLANEMDVDYTPTIVLFNQEIEDDGIKISGLHPYDIYEFVLKEILQRTPIPSVKPSLIDYLQLQQIVGTKELSVIYDWSIDKTEKELKKLQFQQIVERVREKNESYWRYLGTI is encoded by the coding sequence ATGAATGGGAATCAACAAGAACTGTCATCTTCTAATCCGATAGATTCTTCTTTTAACTATATGAACTACGTCCAAAAGCCGATTGAAATGTATGTTTTTATTGATCCATTATGTTCTGAATGCTGGGCATTAGATCCTTATCTAAAAAAGTTAAATGTTGAATACGGCCGTTTTTTCACAATAAAACATGTCATCAGCGGACAACTGGCAGCATTAAACTCAAATGGTTTAAATAAAAAGAAACAAAAGAAACAACCCGATTTAACCGGGATTACGGGCAACCGTGAGAACCTTGACTACCCTTGGGTTCCAGCTCTGGCCATTAAAGCTGCTGAATTACAAGGGAAAAAAGCCTCCAAACAATTTATCCGTAAAATACAGGAGACATTATTTTTTGATAAACAGAACATCTGTAATGAAGATATTTTATTAAAGTGTGCAGATGAAGCGGCTTTAGATATAGAAGAATTTCATACAGATTTATTCTCCGATACTTCCAAGCGCGCACTGCAATGTGATTTGAGACTGGCGAATGAGATGGATGTAGATTATACACCTACTATTGTTTTATTTAACCAGGAAATTGAAGACGACGGTATAAAAATTTCCGGGCTTCATCCATACGATATCTATGAATTTGTTTTAAAAGAAATCCTGCAACGTACTCCGATTCCATCTGTCAAACCATCTTTAATTGATTATTTACAGTTACAACAGATCGTAGGAACAAAAGAATTGTCTGTTATCTATGACTGGTCCATTGATAAAACAGAAAAAGAACTTAAAAAACTGCAATTTCAGCAGATTGTAGAAAGAGTACGTGAAAAAAATGAATCTTATTGGAGATACCTCGGCACCATTTAG
- the pepF gene encoding oligoendopeptidase F — MSKASKQLPKRDEIPEEFTWRLEDIFESDEKWKEEFQSLKKDISKLTAYKGKLGDSSETLLEALQVQDALSERLGKLYVYGHLRSDQDTTNSFYQGLNAQAENLLTTASSQFSFLVPEILEIPEEKLKQFIDENKDLQVYKKVLDDINHSRPHVLSEKEEILLAEADEPIGAISQTFGMLNNADLTFPHITNADGEEVELTHGRYSTFMESPDRNVREQAFNAMYDTYGSFKNTFAATLSGEVKSHNFNAKVRNYESARQAALDNNHIPEEVYDNLVEAVNEKLPLLHRYAKLRKKILGVDELHMYDIYTPLVKDVKMPVTYEEAKKYVLEGLKPLGEDYAGILEKAFHERWIDVEENKGKRSGAYSSGVYGTNPYVLLNWQDDINNTFTLAHELGHSAHSYYSRKYQPFRYGNYSIFVAEVASTTNEALLNDYLLEHLDDEKEKLYILNHFLEGFRGTLFRQTMFAEFEHDIHVLAQNGEALTADKLTEVYYDLNKKYYGEDVVSDERIGLEWARIPHFYMNYYVYQYATGYSAATALSKQILDGEEGAVDRYLGFLKSGSSEDPIDVLKKAGVDMTQKQTILDALDVFEEKLTEMEALLDK, encoded by the coding sequence ATGTCAAAAGCAAGCAAACAATTACCAAAGCGAGATGAGATTCCTGAAGAGTTTACTTGGCGTTTAGAAGACATTTTTGAATCGGATGAGAAATGGAAAGAAGAATTTCAAAGCTTGAAAAAGGATATTTCAAAACTTACCGCATATAAAGGGAAATTAGGGGATTCCTCTGAAACATTATTAGAAGCACTGCAAGTGCAGGATGCGTTGTCAGAACGTCTTGGCAAGTTGTATGTGTACGGGCATTTGCGTAGTGATCAGGATACAACGAATTCCTTTTATCAGGGTTTGAATGCACAAGCAGAAAATCTGTTGACTACTGCGTCCAGTCAATTCAGCTTTCTGGTACCTGAAATCCTGGAAATACCGGAAGAAAAGCTGAAGCAGTTTATTGATGAAAATAAAGATCTGCAGGTTTATAAAAAAGTCTTGGATGATATTAATCACAGTCGTCCGCATGTGTTAAGCGAGAAGGAAGAGATATTGCTGGCAGAGGCGGATGAACCGATTGGAGCTATCTCACAAACCTTTGGTATGCTGAATAACGCCGATTTAACTTTTCCTCATATCACAAATGCAGATGGGGAAGAAGTGGAGCTGACACACGGCAGATATTCCACTTTTATGGAATCGCCGGACCGAAATGTACGTGAACAAGCTTTTAACGCGATGTATGACACGTATGGTTCATTTAAAAATACATTTGCTGCCACGTTGAGCGGAGAAGTGAAATCACATAATTTTAATGCAAAAGTCCGGAATTATGAGAGTGCACGTCAGGCAGCTCTGGATAATAATCATATTCCTGAAGAAGTATATGATAATTTAGTGGAGGCAGTGAATGAAAAATTACCTTTATTACATCGCTATGCCAAATTAAGAAAGAAAATTTTGGGTGTAGATGAGCTGCATATGTATGATATATATACGCCGCTTGTAAAAGATGTGAAAATGCCTGTTACGTATGAAGAAGCAAAAAAATATGTTTTAGAAGGGCTAAAACCGCTGGGTGAGGATTATGCCGGCATTTTAGAAAAAGCGTTCCATGAGCGCTGGATTGATGTGGAAGAAAACAAAGGAAAAAGAAGTGGAGCCTATTCTTCCGGAGTTTATGGTACAAACCCTTACGTCCTTTTGAATTGGCAAGATGATATAAATAATACATTTACATTGGCTCATGAACTCGGGCACTCTGCACACAGTTACTATTCCAGAAAATATCAGCCTTTCCGTTATGGAAATTATTCTATCTTTGTGGCAGAGGTTGCTTCGACAACGAATGAAGCGTTATTAAATGACTATTTATTAGAGCATCTGGACGATGAAAAAGAAAAACTTTATATTTTAAATCACTTTTTAGAAGGTTTCCGTGGAACTCTATTCCGTCAAACGATGTTTGCAGAATTTGAGCATGACATTCATGTATTGGCTCAAAATGGGGAAGCTTTAACGGCAGACAAACTGACAGAAGTTTACTATGATCTAAACAAAAAATATTATGGGGAAGACGTTGTCAGTGATGAACGAATTGGATTAGAGTGGGCACGGATTCCACACTTTTACATGAATTATTACGTATACCAGTATGCTACAGGATATTCTGCCGCAACAGCATTATCCAAACAGATTTTAGATGGAGAAGAAGGAGCGGTGGATCGTTATTTAGGATTCTTGAAATCGGGCAGCAGCGAAGACCCTATTGATGTGTTGAAAAAAGCTGGTGTCGATATGACGCAGAAACAAACCATTTTAGATGCTCTGGATGTCTTTGAGGAAAAATTAACAGAGATGGAAGCATTATTGGATAAATAA
- a CDS encoding competence protein CoiA family protein: MQRAVNKQGESILLFRQSQKTIAEWKQDKGRFYCPACQKKVIIRSGEKVIPHFAHLPYRECLLGGGGEGAYHERGKLQLFKWLSRFDMQVELEVYFPEISQRADIFIQVDQKKIAVEFQCARIAQEEIINRMEGYKTIGIESIWILGAKYLKQKGAYTFQANHFLDTFIRSSPNKHYPQLFFYDPFISEMAVLHHLYPLQTSKIFAKQLVYPLHQLHFKHLFQKEKIPGSFTAYWVKEVRYLRTKIEKSYGTIYQLRRWLYNKGYLFQCLPSICFMPIPYHTSVPAPFYKWQTELYVSCLAHLKTGDRVEIAELENLLYSFYSKDMIDFSDALQHYLQLLHQSGYIEIRSSTILRTNQKITSYSSQEKAFQGDQSFFHSFFSEKKAKYEHDYPLLRYTK, from the coding sequence TTGCAGCGCGCAGTCAATAAACAGGGAGAGTCCATTCTGTTGTTTCGTCAATCGCAGAAGACAATTGCAGAATGGAAACAGGACAAGGGCCGTTTTTATTGTCCGGCTTGCCAGAAAAAAGTGATTATCCGGTCAGGGGAAAAAGTGATACCGCATTTTGCGCATTTGCCATATAGAGAGTGTCTGCTTGGAGGCGGTGGAGAAGGAGCTTATCATGAAAGAGGAAAGCTGCAATTATTCAAGTGGTTATCACGTTTTGACATGCAAGTCGAATTAGAAGTATATTTTCCGGAAATCTCACAAAGGGCTGATATTTTTATTCAAGTTGATCAAAAGAAAATTGCCGTCGAATTTCAATGTGCCAGAATCGCACAGGAAGAAATAATAAATCGGATGGAGGGTTATAAAACAATAGGCATAGAATCCATCTGGATTTTAGGAGCAAAATATTTGAAGCAGAAAGGAGCCTATACTTTTCAAGCTAATCACTTTCTGGATACATTTATTCGTTCCTCCCCTAACAAGCATTATCCACAGTTATTCTTCTACGATCCATTTATATCAGAGATGGCCGTTCTTCATCATTTATATCCGCTTCAAACCTCAAAGATTTTTGCTAAACAGCTTGTATATCCGCTTCATCAATTACATTTCAAACATCTTTTTCAAAAAGAAAAAATTCCTGGCTCTTTTACTGCTTATTGGGTAAAAGAAGTACGTTATCTTCGTACAAAAATAGAAAAATCATACGGAACCATTTATCAATTACGGAGATGGCTGTATAACAAGGGTTATTTATTTCAATGCCTACCGAGCATCTGCTTTATGCCAATACCTTATCATACTTCTGTGCCGGCTCCTTTTTATAAATGGCAGACCGAACTATACGTTTCTTGTTTAGCGCATTTGAAAACGGGTGACAGGGTAGAGATTGCTGAGCTGGAAAATCTGCTTTATTCCTTTTATAGCAAAGACATGATCGATTTTTCGGACGCATTACAACACTATCTTCAGTTACTTCACCAATCCGGATATATTGAAATACGCTCGTCCACTATTCTTCGGACCAATCAAAAAATTACTTCCTATTCTTCGCAAGAAAAAGCATTTCAAGGAGACCAATCTTTTTTTCATTCATTTTTCTCGGAAAAAAAAGCAAAATACGAGCATGATTACCCTTTGCTTCGTTATACTAAATAA